One window from the genome of Pelecanus crispus isolate bPelCri1 chromosome 13, bPelCri1.pri, whole genome shotgun sequence encodes:
- the LOC142594810 gene encoding uncharacterized protein LOC142594810 produces the protein MNQFNLGSGAAGGGFTFGTPKTAATTATSGFSFSTPAASGGFSFGSAAQTAASSQPAGLFSFSTPGAAAQPASFSFGTPATAAATAAPAANVFPLGANAPKLNFGGSTATQATGIAGAFGFGSSVPTSVPSSQAAAPSGFVFGSAGTTATATTAATTAQSGTTGGFTFSSGTTTQAGTASFNIGTAAPQAAPAGLTFGTAAAAAATTAATAGAATQSTTPFSLGGQSAGLNFGSLTSTAATSAPTATLTTSTSQGPALSFGSKLGVTSTAATTASTTTTSILSSTGPTLFASVASSSAPASSTTTGLSLGAPSTGTATLGPLGFSLKVPGTTAAATSTATSTTSASGFPLNLKPLTTTGAIGAGTSAAAITTTATASAPPVMTYAQLESLINKWSLELEDQEKHFLHQATQVNAWDRTLIENGEKITSLHREVEKVKLDQKRLDQELDFILSQQKELEDLLTPLEESVKEQSGTIYLQHADEERERTYKLAENIDAQLKRMAQDLKDITEHLNMSRGPADTSDPLQQICKILNAHMDSLQWIDQNSAVLQRKVEEVTKVCESRRKEQERSFRITFD, from the exons ATGAACCAGTTCAACCTCGGGTCgggcgcggcgggaggcggctTCACGTTCGGCACGCCGAAGACGGCCGCCACAACGGCCACGAGCGGCTTCTCCTTCTCCACGCCTGCCGCCTCCGGGGGCTTCAGCTTCGGGAGCGCGGCCCAGacggctgccagcagccagcccgCCGGGCTCTTCTCCTTCAGCACGCCGGGCGCTGCCGCGCAGCCCGCCAGCTTCAGCTTCGGGACGCCGGCCACGGCCGCGGCCACGGCGGCTCCGGCAGCGAACGTGTTCCCGCTGGG GGCAAACGCACCAAAATTAAACTTTGGAGGCAGCACTGCAACTCAAGCTACTGGCATCGCAGGGGCCTTTGGATTTGGTAGCTCTGTACCAACCAGCGTGCCCTCAAGTCAAGCAGCAGCCCCTTCTGGCTTTGTGTTTGGATCTGCTGGCACGACCGCGACCGCGACCACCGCCGCCACCACCGCTCAGTCGGGGACAACCGGAGGGTTTACTTTTTCCAGTGGTACCACAACTCAGGCCGGAACAGCCAGCTTCAACATTGGCACCGCAGCTCCGCAAGCAGCGCCCGCAGGGCTGACCTTTGGAACAGCAGCCGCAGCTGCTGCCACCACTGCTGCCACCGCAGGAGCTGCAACGCAGTCCACAACCCCCTTCAGCCTCGGGGGGCAGTCCGCAG GTCTAAACTTTGGGTCATTGACTTCAACGGCAGCCACTAGTGCACCCACGGCAACGCTGACCACTAGCACCAGCCAGGGACCCGCTCTGTCCTTTGGAAGCAAACTCGGAG TAACGTCCACAGCTGCTACAACTGCCTCTACCACCACAACCTCCATTCTCAGTTCAACGGGGCCTACGTTGTTTGCATCTGTAGCGAGTTCTTCAGCACCGGCGTCGTCTACCACCACGGGCCTCTCGC TTGGTGCCCCTTCCACTGGGACAGCCACTCTCGGACCGCTTGGGTTTTCACTAAAAGTTCCTGGAACAACAGCCGCCGCAACAAGCACTGCCACTA GCACTACTTCTGCTTCTGGGTTTCCTTTGAATCTTAAGCCTTTAACTACGACTGGTGCCATTGGAGCTGGGACTTCTGCAGCTGCCATAACCACAACAGCAACAGCCAG CGCGCCTCCAGTGATGACTTATGCCCAGCTGGAGAGTTTGATAAACAAGTGGAGCCTGGAACTGGAAGACCAAGAGAAACACTTTCTCCATCAAGCTACGCAAGTTAATGCCTGGGATCGGACGCTGATAGAGAATGGAGAGAAG ATTACTTCATTACACAGAGAAGTAGAGAAAGTGAAGCTTGATCAGAAGAG GCTGGATCAGGAACTGGACTTCATTCTGTCACAGCAGAAAGAGCTTGAAGACTTGTTGACCCCTCTGGAGGAGTCTGTGAAGGAACAGAGCGGGACTATCTACTTGCAGCATGCAGATGAAGAACGGGAAAGGAC CTATAAACTGGCTGAAAACATAGATGCTCAGTTGAAGCGTATGGCACAAGATCTGAAGGACATCACCGAGCACTTGAATATGTCAAGAGGCCCAGCAGACACGAGTGATCCG CTTCAGCAGATCTGTAAGATTTTGAATGCGCACATGGATTCATTGCAGTGGATCGACCAGAACTCAG CcgtgctgcagaggaaggtaGAAGAGGTGACAAAGGTTTGCGAGAGCCGCCGCAAGGAGCAAGAGCGCAGTTTTCGGATCACGTTTGACTGA
- the LOC142594858 gene encoding nuclear pore glycoprotein p62-like codes for MNQFNLGSGAAGGGFTFGTPKTAATTATSGFSFSTPAASGGFSFGSAAQTAASSQPAGLFSFSTPGAAAQPASFSFGTPATAAATAAPAANVFPLGANAPKLNFGGSTATQATGIAGAFGFGSSVPTSVPSSQAAAPSGFVFGSAGTTATATTAATTAQSGTTGGFTFSSGTTTQAGTASFNIGTAAPQAAPAGLTFGTAAAAAATTAATAGAATQSTTPFSLGGQSAGLNFGSLTSTAATSAPTATLTTSTSQGPALSFGSKLGVTSTAATTASTTTTSILSSTGPTLFASVASSSAPASSTTTGLSLGAPSTGTATLGPLGFSLKVPGTTAAATSTATSTTSASGFPLNLKPLTTTGAIGAGTSAAAITTTATTSAPPVMTYAQLESLINKWSLELEDQEKHFLHQATQVNAWDRMLIENGEKITSLHREVEKVKLDQKRLDQELDFILSQQKELEDLLTPLEESVKEQSGTIYLQHADEERERTYKLAENIDAQLKHMAQDLKDIIEHLNTSGGPADTSDPLQQICKILNAHMDSLQWIEQNSAVLQRKVEEVTKVCESRRKEQERSFRITFD; via the exons ATGAACCAGTTCAACCTCGGGTCgggcgcggcgggaggcggctTCACGTTCGGCACGCCGAAGACGGCCGCCACAACGGCCACGAGCGGCTTCTCCTTCTCCACGCCTGCCGCCTCCGGGGGCTTCAGCTTCGGGAGCGCGGCCCAGacggctgccagcagccagcccgCCGGGCTCTTCTCCTTCAGCACGCCGGGCGCTGCCGCGCAGCCCGCCAGCTTCAGCTTCGGGACGCCGGCCACGGCCGCGGCCACGGCGGCTCCGGCAGCGAACGTGTTCCCGCTGGG GGCAAACGCACCAAAATTAAACTTTGGAGGCAGCACTGCAACTCAAGCTACTGGCATCGCAGGGGCCTTTGGATTTGGTAGCTCTGTACCAACCAGCGTGCCCTCAAGTCAAGCAGCAGCCCCTTCTGGCTTTGTGTTTGGATCTGCTGGCACTACCGCGACCGCGACCACCGCCGCCACCACCGCTCAGTCGGGGACAACCGGAGGGTTTACTTTTTCCAGTGGTACCACAACTCAGGCCGGAACAGCCAGCTTCAACATTGGCACCGCAGCTCCGCAAGCAGCGCCCGCAGGGCTGACCTTTGGAACAGCAGCCGCAGCTGCTGCCACCACTGCTGCCACCGCAGGAGCTGCAACGCAGTCCACAACCCCCTTCAGCCTCGGGGGGCAGTCCGCAG GTCTAAACTTTGGGTCATTGACTTCAACGGCAGCCACTAGTGCACCCACGGCAACGCTGACCACTAGCACCAGCCAGGGACCCGCTCTGTCCTTTGGAAGCAAACTCGGAG TAACGTCCACAGCTGCTACAACTGCCTCTACCACCACAACCTCCATTCTCAGTTCAACGGGGCCTACGTTGTTTGCATCTGTAGCGAGTTCTTCAGCACCGGCGTCGTCTACCACCACGGGCCTCTCGC TTGGTGCCCCTTCCACTGGGACAGCCACTCTCGGACCGCTTGGGTTTTCACTAAAAGTTCCTGGAACAACAGCCGCCGCAACAAGCACTGCCACTA GCACTACTTCTGCTTCTGGGTTTCCTTTGAATCTTAAGCCTTTAACTACGACTGGTGCCATTGGAGCTGGGACTTCTGCAGCTGCCATAACCACAACAGCAACAACCAG CGCGCCTCCAGTGATGACTTATGCCCAGCTGGAGAGTTTGATAAACAAGTGGAGCCTGGAACTGGAAGACCAAGAGAAACACTTTCTCCATCAAGCTACGCAAGTTAATGCCTGGGATCGGATGCTGATAGAGAATGGAGAGAAG ATTACTTCATTACACAGAGAAGTAGAGAAAGTGAAGCTTGATCAGAAGAG GCTGGATCAGGAACTGGACTTCATTCTGTCACAGCAGAAAGAGCTTGAAGACTTGTTGACCCCTCTGGAGGAGTCTGTGAAGGAACAGAGCGGGACTATCTACTTGCAGCATGCAGATGAAGAACGGGAAAGGAC CTATAAACTGGCTGAAAACATAGATGCTCAGTTGAAGCATATGGCACAAGATCTGAAGGACATCATTGAGCACTTGAATACATCAGGAGGCCCAGCAGACACGAGTGACCCG CTTCAGCAGATCTGTAAGATTTTGAATGCGCACATGGATTCATTGCAGTGGATTGAGCAGAACTCAG CcgtgctgcagaggaaggtaGAAGAGGTGACAAAGGTTTGCGAGAGCCGCCGCAAGGAGCAAGAGCGCAGTTTTCGGATCACGTTTGACTGA